The following are from one region of the Streptomyces rubrogriseus genome:
- a CDS encoding aldo/keto reductase translates to MDERTFGRSDQHASVVGLGTWQLGADWGDVDDKEALAVLEAAAESGVTFFDTADVYGDGRSEQTIATFLASRPDLHVLVATKMGRRVEQVPQNYVLDNFREWNDRSRRNLGVDRLDLVQLHCPPTPVYSSDEVFDALDTLVEEERVAAYGVSVETCAEALTAIARPNVASVQIILNPFRMKPLREVLPAAREAGVGIIARVPLASGLLTGKYTKDTVFAANDHRNFNRHGEAFDQGETFSGVDYATGVEAAAEFAALAPEGYTPAQLALRWIVQQPGVTSVIPGARSPEQARANTDAARLPELSEDTLPAIRDLYDRRVKDQVEGRW, encoded by the coding sequence ATGGACGAGCGCACTTTCGGCAGGTCGGATCAGCACGCGTCGGTGGTCGGCCTCGGCACCTGGCAACTGGGCGCCGACTGGGGAGACGTAGACGACAAGGAAGCCCTCGCGGTGCTGGAGGCGGCGGCCGAGTCGGGGGTGACCTTCTTCGACACGGCGGACGTCTACGGCGACGGCCGCAGCGAGCAGACCATCGCGACCTTCCTGGCGAGCAGGCCGGACCTGCACGTCCTGGTCGCCACCAAGATGGGCCGCCGGGTCGAGCAGGTCCCGCAGAACTACGTCCTGGACAACTTCCGGGAGTGGAACGACCGTTCCCGCCGCAACCTCGGCGTCGACCGCCTCGACCTGGTGCAGCTGCACTGCCCGCCGACGCCCGTCTACTCCAGCGACGAGGTGTTCGACGCCCTGGACACCCTCGTCGAGGAGGAGCGCGTCGCCGCGTACGGCGTGAGCGTCGAGACGTGCGCGGAGGCGCTGACCGCGATCGCCCGGCCGAACGTGGCGAGCGTTCAGATCATCCTCAACCCGTTCCGGATGAAGCCCCTGCGCGAGGTCCTGCCCGCGGCCCGCGAGGCCGGCGTCGGCATCATCGCCCGGGTGCCGCTGGCGTCCGGCCTGCTGACCGGCAAGTACACCAAGGACACCGTGTTCGCGGCCAACGACCACCGCAACTTCAACCGGCACGGCGAGGCCTTCGACCAGGGCGAGACCTTCTCCGGCGTGGACTACGCCACCGGGGTGGAGGCCGCCGCCGAGTTCGCCGCGCTCGCGCCCGAGGGATACACCCCGGCCCAGCTGGCGCTGCGCTGGATCGTCCAGCAGCCCGGCGTGACGAGTGTGATCCCGGGCGCCCGTTCGCCCGAGCAGGCCCGTGCCAACACGGACGCCGCCCGGCTGCCGGAGCTGTCCGAGGACACCCTGCCCGCGATCCGCGACCTCTACGACCGGCGCGTCAAGGACCAGGTCGA
- a CDS encoding FAD-dependent monooxygenase: MKVACVGGGPAGLYLSILLKRQDPAHDVTVYERDPEGSTYGWGVTYWRGLLDRLREHDPDSARAVEEHSVRWRDGVAHVGGLATRHHGDEGFGIGRHRLLAILAARARELGVRLAFEHSVTGANPPAADLVVAADGAGSALRTHHADHFGTEITGGRDHYVWLGTTKVFDAFTFAFVETDHGWIWAYGYGFGPEGSTCVVECAPGTWTGLGLDRADEAEGLVLLEKLFADVLDGHPLTARSSGRAGTAWPVFRTLTNRTWSRDNLVLLGDAAHTTHYSIGAGTTLALEDAMALATALRERDTLPEALAHYERERRAALLPVQSAARLSAQWYENLPRYIHLPPEQMFALLGQRHSPLLPHLPPRLYYRIDRAAGRLETLRRVKRRLGPVIARTVQARRLAAGDGRVRSGRPDAVPAHRG; the protein is encoded by the coding sequence GTGAAGGTCGCCTGCGTCGGCGGTGGGCCCGCCGGACTGTATCTGTCGATCCTGCTGAAGCGGCAGGACCCGGCCCATGACGTCACCGTGTACGAACGCGATCCGGAGGGCTCCACCTACGGCTGGGGCGTCACCTACTGGCGCGGACTGCTCGACCGGCTCCGCGAGCACGACCCCGACTCCGCCCGCGCCGTCGAGGAGCACTCCGTGCGCTGGCGGGACGGTGTCGCCCACGTCGGCGGCCTGGCCACCCGGCACCACGGCGACGAGGGCTTCGGCATCGGCCGCCACCGGCTCCTCGCGATCCTCGCCGCCCGCGCCCGCGAGCTGGGCGTGCGCCTGGCGTTCGAGCATTCGGTCACCGGCGCGAACCCGCCCGCCGCCGACCTCGTGGTGGCGGCCGACGGGGCGGGCAGCGCCCTGCGCACCCACCACGCCGACCACTTCGGCACCGAGATCACCGGCGGCCGCGACCACTACGTGTGGCTCGGCACCACCAAGGTCTTCGACGCCTTCACCTTCGCCTTCGTCGAGACCGACCACGGCTGGATCTGGGCGTACGGCTACGGTTTCGGCCCCGAGGGCAGCACCTGCGTCGTCGAGTGCGCGCCCGGGACCTGGACCGGCCTGGGCCTGGACCGCGCCGACGAGGCCGAGGGGCTCGTCCTGCTGGAGAAGCTCTTCGCCGACGTCCTGGACGGACACCCGCTCACCGCGCGGTCCTCCGGGCGGGCCGGTACCGCCTGGCCCGTCTTCCGCACCCTCACCAACCGCACCTGGTCGCGGGACAACCTCGTCCTGCTCGGCGACGCCGCCCACACCACGCACTACTCCATCGGCGCCGGCACCACGCTCGCCCTGGAGGACGCCATGGCCCTGGCCACCGCCCTGCGCGAGCGGGACACCCTGCCGGAGGCCCTCGCCCACTACGAACGCGAACGGCGGGCGGCCCTGCTGCCGGTGCAGAGCGCGGCCCGACTCAGCGCCCAGTGGTACGAGAACCTGCCCCGCTACATCCACCTGCCGCCGGAGCAGATGTTCGCCCTGCTCGGCCAGCGCCACTCGCCGCTGCTGCCGCACCTCCCGCCCCGGCTGTACTACCGGATCGACCGGGCGGCCGGCCGGCTGGAGACGCTGCGCAGGGTCAAGCGCCGGCTGGGGCCCGTGATCGCGCGCACCGTCCAGGCACGCAGACTCGCCGCCGGCGACGGACGGGTCCGCTCCGGGCGTCCCGACGCGGTGCCCGCGCACCGCGGATGA
- a CDS encoding ribonuclease H family protein — MIGRMRERAVAACDGASKGNPGPAGWAWVVADASENPVRWEAGPLGRATNNIAELTALERLLASTDPDVPLEVRMDSQYAMKAVTTWLPGWKRNGWKTAAGKPVANQELVVRIDELLDGRSVEFRYVPAHQVDGDRLNDFADRAASQAAVVQEAAGSGLGSPEPPPAPDVPAARKAPRRGSSGAARKGGGGSSARTIKAKFPGRCLCGRSYAAGEPIAKNDQGWGHPECRTVATG, encoded by the coding sequence ATGATCGGGCGCATGCGTGAACGTGCAGTGGCCGCGTGCGACGGGGCTTCGAAGGGAAACCCGGGTCCGGCCGGCTGGGCCTGGGTGGTCGCCGACGCGTCGGAGAACCCGGTCCGCTGGGAGGCCGGCCCGCTGGGCAGGGCCACCAACAACATCGCCGAACTGACCGCGCTGGAGCGCCTGCTGGCGTCCACCGACCCCGACGTGCCGCTCGAGGTCCGGATGGACTCGCAGTACGCCATGAAGGCCGTCACCACCTGGCTGCCCGGTTGGAAGCGCAACGGCTGGAAGACGGCCGCCGGCAAGCCGGTCGCCAACCAGGAGCTGGTCGTGCGCATCGACGAGCTGCTCGACGGCCGCTCCGTCGAGTTCCGCTACGTACCCGCCCACCAGGTGGACGGCGACCGGCTCAACGACTTCGCCGACCGTGCCGCCAGCCAGGCGGCCGTCGTCCAGGAAGCCGCGGGCAGCGGTCTCGGCTCCCCGGAGCCGCCGCCCGCCCCCGACGTTCCGGCGGCCCGCAAGGCACCGCGCCGGGGGTCGTCCGGCGCGGCACGAAAGGGCGGCGGCGGCTCCTCGGCCCGCACCATCAAGGCGAAGTTCCCCGGACGCTGCCTGTGCGGCCGCTCGTACGCGGCCGGCGAACCCATCGCCAAGAACGACCAGGGCTGGGGCCACCCGGAGTGCCGCACGGTGGCCACCGGATGA
- a CDS encoding VOC family protein has product MAVQPQGAPCWADAMFTDVEGAKSFYGDVLGWTFGESSTEFGNYTQCYADGKAVAAVVPPPPGHEDQSQWCLYFASPDAAATAGRIREAGGELLLEPMKVGDFGTMCLARDPSGVVFGVWQGDRHEGFEATAVPGAYCWAEVFTREPAKSDAFFPAVFSYRARQMQDDQVDFRLFDLGDDPVLGRMAMTEDFPPEVPPYINVYFTVGDCDAAVSRATERGGILRFGPVTTPFGRFAALSDPQGASFSVIDVTTTEGEMPEVTDVS; this is encoded by the coding sequence ATGGCCGTGCAACCCCAAGGGGCCCCTTGCTGGGCCGACGCGATGTTCACCGACGTCGAGGGAGCCAAGAGCTTCTACGGCGACGTCCTCGGCTGGACCTTCGGCGAGTCGTCGACGGAGTTCGGCAACTACACCCAGTGCTACGCGGACGGCAAGGCGGTGGCCGCCGTGGTCCCGCCCCCGCCCGGTCACGAGGACCAGTCCCAGTGGTGCCTCTACTTCGCCTCCCCGGACGCGGCGGCGACCGCCGGGCGGATCCGCGAGGCCGGCGGTGAGCTGCTGCTGGAGCCGATGAAGGTCGGCGACTTCGGCACCATGTGCCTGGCCCGCGACCCGAGCGGGGTGGTCTTCGGAGTCTGGCAGGGCGACAGGCACGAGGGCTTCGAGGCGACGGCCGTCCCCGGCGCGTACTGCTGGGCCGAGGTCTTCACCCGCGAGCCCGCGAAGTCGGACGCCTTCTTCCCCGCGGTCTTCTCCTACCGGGCCCGGCAGATGCAGGACGACCAGGTGGACTTCCGCCTCTTCGACCTCGGCGACGACCCCGTCCTGGGCCGCATGGCCATGACGGAGGACTTCCCGCCCGAGGTCCCGCCCTACATCAACGTCTACTTCACCGTCGGCGACTGCGACGCGGCCGTGTCCCGCGCCACCGAGCGGGGCGGCATCCTGCGGTTCGGTCCGGTCACGACCCCCTTCGGCCGGTTCGCGGCGCTGAGCGACCCGCAGGGCGCGAGCTTCTCGGTGATCGACGTCACGACCACCGAGGGAGAGATGCCCGAGGTCACGGACGTCTCCTGA
- a CDS encoding VOC family protein, with protein MSTDGFTTCLWFDGDAEDAAHFYVSVFKNSGIGAVTRYPEGAPQPAGSVLTVEFTANGQKFVGLNGGPQFTFNEAISFQITCEDQDEVDHYWTRLTEGGGEDGPCGWLKDRFGVSWQVVPRRLEEMFRDPDPARVARANKAMMSMRKLDIAALEQAYAGE; from the coding sequence ATGAGCACCGACGGATTCACCACCTGCCTGTGGTTCGACGGCGACGCCGAGGACGCCGCCCACTTCTACGTCTCCGTCTTCAAGAACTCCGGCATCGGCGCCGTCACCCGCTACCCCGAGGGAGCTCCGCAGCCCGCCGGCTCGGTGCTGACCGTCGAGTTCACCGCCAACGGCCAGAAGTTCGTGGGCCTCAACGGCGGCCCGCAGTTCACGTTCAACGAGGCGATCTCCTTCCAGATCACCTGCGAGGACCAGGACGAGGTCGACCACTACTGGACCAGGCTCACCGAGGGCGGCGGCGAGGACGGGCCCTGCGGCTGGCTCAAGGACCGGTTCGGCGTGTCCTGGCAGGTCGTCCCGCGTCGGCTCGAGGAGATGTTCCGCGACCCCGATCCCGCCAGGGTGGCGCGGGCCAACAAGGCCATGATGTCGATGCGCAAGCTCGACATCGCCGCACTGGAGCAGGCGTACGCCGGGGAGTGA
- a CDS encoding ATP-dependent Clp protease proteolytic subunit, whose amino-acid sequence MSPFTAGPAPARTPRAEEGDTPATRFDDRLAEQLLDQRIVLLGTQVDEVSANRVCAQLLILSAQDPRTDISLYVNSPGGSVHAGLAIYDTMRLIPNDVSTLAMGFAASMGQFLLSVGTAGKRYALPNARIMMHQPSAGIGGTTADIEIQADNLDFTKRTIERITAEHTGQSPETISRDGDRDRWFTAEEAREYGMVDQVVQSLADVRPAATRRRMGL is encoded by the coding sequence ATGTCTCCATTCACCGCCGGCCCCGCCCCGGCCCGAACGCCCAGGGCCGAGGAGGGCGACACCCCCGCGACCCGGTTCGACGACCGGCTCGCCGAGCAGCTGCTCGACCAGCGGATCGTGCTCCTCGGCACGCAGGTCGACGAGGTCTCCGCGAACCGGGTCTGCGCGCAGCTGCTGATCCTGTCCGCACAGGACCCGCGCACCGACATCAGCCTGTACGTCAACAGCCCCGGCGGCTCCGTGCACGCGGGGCTCGCCATCTACGACACCATGCGGCTGATCCCCAACGACGTCTCGACGCTCGCCATGGGCTTCGCCGCCAGCATGGGGCAGTTCCTGCTGAGCGTGGGCACCGCTGGCAAGCGCTACGCGCTGCCGAACGCGCGGATCATGATGCACCAGCCCTCGGCGGGCATCGGCGGCACCACCGCCGACATCGAGATCCAGGCGGACAACCTGGACTTCACCAAGCGGACCATCGAGCGGATCACCGCCGAGCACACCGGTCAGAGCCCCGAGACCATCTCCCGGGACGGCGACCGCGACCGCTGGTTCACGGCCGAGGAGGCCAGGGAGTACGGAATGGTGGACCAGGTCGTGCAGTCCCTCGCGGACGTGCGCCCGGCCGCCACCAGGCGACGGATGGGACTGTGA
- a CDS encoding ClpP family protease — MGSYTIPNVVERTPQGERSYDVFSRLLSERIIFLGTEIDDGVANVVIAQLLHLESSAPESEIAVYINSPGGSFTSLMAIYDTMTFVQAPISTFCVGQAASTAAVLLAGGDPGRRFVLEHARVLLGQPASGGRQGTVSDLALQAKEMVRIRSQVEEVLARHTHHDVATLRADMDRDKVFTAQEAVAYGLADEVLARRLARV; from the coding sequence ATGGGCAGCTACACGATTCCGAACGTCGTCGAGCGGACCCCGCAGGGCGAACGGTCCTACGACGTGTTCAGCCGGCTGCTGTCCGAGCGGATCATCTTCCTGGGGACCGAGATCGACGACGGCGTGGCCAACGTCGTGATCGCACAGCTCCTGCACCTGGAGTCGTCGGCCCCCGAGAGCGAGATCGCCGTCTACATCAACTCTCCCGGCGGCTCGTTCACGTCGCTGATGGCGATCTACGACACGATGACCTTCGTGCAGGCGCCGATCTCGACGTTCTGTGTGGGGCAGGCGGCGTCCACGGCGGCCGTCCTGCTGGCGGGCGGGGACCCCGGGCGGCGGTTCGTGCTCGAGCACGCGCGGGTCCTGCTGGGGCAGCCGGCCAGCGGCGGCCGCCAGGGCACGGTGTCCGACCTGGCACTCCAGGCCAAGGAGATGGTGCGGATCCGCTCCCAGGTGGAGGAGGTGCTGGCCCGCCACACGCACCACGACGTCGCGACGCTGCGTGCGGACATGGACCGGGACAAGGTGTTCACCGCCCAGGAGGCGGTGGCCTACGGGCTGGCCGACGAGGTGCTCGCGCGGCGCCTGGCGAGGGTCTGA
- a CDS encoding helix-turn-helix domain-containing protein — translation MTSHVPNEARVIPLRPQATRPQATRPQATRPQATRPQATRPGVRPAASPVPPERRPPTAREPLWRDLVGDVLRRERLEQERTLKEVAEAARISMPYLSEVERGRKEASSEVLAAAAGALGLGLGDLLARAQGELIRLTSRHTGPGAGRGASGARFDGMCLAA, via the coding sequence GTGACCAGCCACGTGCCGAACGAAGCCCGCGTCATTCCGCTGCGCCCACAGGCCACGCGCCCGCAGGCCACGCGCCCGCAGGCCACGCGCCCGCAGGCCACGCGCCCGCAGGCCACGCGCCCGGGGGTGCGGCCCGCCGCCTCACCGGTTCCCCCGGAGCGAAGGCCGCCCACCGCGCGAGAGCCCCTGTGGCGCGACCTGGTCGGAGACGTCCTGCGGCGTGAACGCCTGGAGCAGGAGCGCACGCTGAAGGAGGTCGCCGAGGCCGCCCGGATCTCCATGCCCTACCTCTCGGAGGTGGAGCGCGGCCGCAAGGAGGCGTCCTCCGAAGTACTGGCCGCCGCCGCGGGCGCCCTCGGACTGGGTCTGGGCGACCTGCTCGCCCGCGCGCAGGGCGAGCTGATCCGGCTCACCTCCCGGCACACCGGCCCGGGAGCGGGCCGCGGGGCGTCCGGCGCGCGGTTCGACGGGATGTGCCTGGCCGCCTGA
- a CDS encoding RNA polymerase sigma factor SigF has product MQTAVVRPQAQVVGKTAGSGTGEGSPRDVGDPRSVAPRDARQLSRQFFRRLTELEEGTAEYQFARNTLIEMNMSLVRFAAGRFRGRGNDMEDIVQTGMIGLIKAIDRFELSREVEFTSFALPYIVGEIKRFFRDTTWAVHVPRRLQELRVELARAREELSTRLDREPTVAELATLMNIGEDQVIEGQIASNGYNSSSLDAALTGDGPENGESVLADFIGVEEDGLRLVEDFHSLAPLMAELSERDRQIIHLRFVEEATQAEIGERLGCSQMHVSRLIKRIITRLREGMLGELGCA; this is encoded by the coding sequence ATGCAGACCGCCGTGGTCCGTCCGCAAGCGCAGGTTGTCGGGAAGACCGCCGGGAGCGGGACGGGTGAGGGATCACCGCGGGACGTCGGGGACCCCCGGAGCGTGGCACCGCGCGACGCGCGGCAGTTGTCCCGCCAGTTCTTCCGGCGTCTGACGGAACTCGAAGAGGGCACGGCCGAGTACCAGTTCGCGCGCAACACGCTGATCGAGATGAACATGTCGCTCGTGCGGTTCGCCGCGGGCCGTTTCCGCGGTCGCGGGAACGACATGGAGGACATCGTCCAGACCGGCATGATCGGCCTGATCAAGGCCATCGACCGCTTCGAGTTGTCGCGCGAGGTCGAGTTCACGTCCTTCGCGCTGCCCTACATCGTCGGCGAGATCAAGCGCTTCTTCCGGGACACCACCTGGGCGGTGCACGTCCCGCGCCGGCTCCAGGAGCTGCGCGTGGAGCTGGCCAGGGCCCGCGAGGAGCTCTCCACCCGCCTGGACCGCGAGCCCACGGTCGCCGAACTCGCCACGCTGATGAACATCGGCGAGGACCAGGTGATCGAGGGCCAGATCGCGTCCAACGGCTACAACTCCTCCTCGCTGGACGCCGCGCTGACCGGTGACGGACCCGAGAACGGCGAGTCGGTGCTGGCGGACTTCATCGGTGTGGAGGAGGACGGGCTGCGGCTCGTGGAGGACTTCCACTCGCTGGCCCCGCTGATGGCCGAGCTGAGCGAGCGGGACCGGCAGATCATCCACCTGCGGTTCGTGGAGGAGGCCACCCAGGCGGAGATCGGCGAACGGCTCGGCTGCTCGCAGATGCACGTGTCCCGGCTGATCAAGCGGATCATCACCCGGCTGCGCGAGGGCATGCTGGGCGAACTCGGCTGCGCCTGA
- a CDS encoding ATP-binding protein, with product MTEYLDGAVIPTGFDVPVEPLRRAAHYSGEPGCIAQARSFASLFLDQLRTEWCATIGPRADGAVLLVVSELVTNADRHSMGPYILELEGTGASVAVTVYDSSGAVPERFPRDPERIGQHGLEIVHALVETVVVERVPVGKRVRAVVPLTEG from the coding sequence ATGACCGAGTACCTGGACGGGGCAGTGATACCGACTGGTTTCGACGTACCCGTTGAACCGCTCAGGCGGGCGGCACACTACTCCGGCGAGCCGGGATGCATAGCGCAGGCGCGTTCCTTCGCCTCGCTCTTCCTCGACCAGCTGAGGACCGAGTGGTGCGCCACGATCGGCCCCCGCGCCGACGGGGCGGTGCTCCTCGTGGTGAGCGAGCTGGTCACCAACGCGGACCGGCACAGCATGGGGCCGTACATCCTGGAGCTCGAGGGGACGGGCGCCTCGGTGGCGGTGACCGTGTACGACAGCAGCGGCGCGGTGCCGGAGCGCTTCCCCCGCGACCCCGAACGCATCGGGCAGCACGGCCTGGAGATCGTGCACGCCCTGGTGGAGACGGTCGTCGTCGAACGCGTGCCGGTCGGCAAGCGGGTGCGCGCGGTGGTGCCCCTCACCGAAGGCTGA
- a CDS encoding PRC-barrel domain-containing protein, protein MDELMAARSLTTRPVVTLGGDAVAHVKDTVCDAAAERITGFTLTGRGLLSGPLKEGLPWSAVYALGHDAVMIRDRRGLVNAAAMTAHQQNLRARLRGARVLTEAGTEIGTVLDVVVEGGTGGRVVGFRVAASRRFVPGPTRHRRRVYVPRGRTLTVSGRALVLPDGAVRHVADDLPGFTALVGGVPGPWQGSLP, encoded by the coding sequence ATGGACGAACTGATGGCCGCGCGAAGCCTCACCACCCGGCCGGTGGTCACCCTCGGCGGCGATGCGGTCGCCCACGTCAAGGACACCGTATGCGACGCCGCCGCGGAGCGGATCACCGGTTTCACCCTGACGGGGCGGGGCCTGCTGTCCGGCCCGCTCAAGGAGGGCCTGCCGTGGTCGGCCGTGTACGCGCTGGGCCATGACGCGGTGATGATCCGGGACCGGCGGGGCCTGGTGAACGCGGCGGCGATGACGGCGCACCAGCAGAACCTCCGGGCCCGGTTGCGGGGGGCGAGGGTGCTGACCGAGGCGGGGACGGAGATCGGCACGGTGCTCGACGTCGTGGTGGAGGGCGGCACCGGCGGCCGGGTGGTCGGCTTCCGGGTGGCGGCGAGCCGGCGGTTCGTGCCGGGCCCCACCCGGCACCGGCGCCGGGTGTACGTGCCGCGCGGCCGGACGCTCACCGTCAGCGGCCGGGCCCTGGTGCTTCCCGACGGCGCGGTCCGGCACGTCGCCGACGACCTGCCCGGTTTCACCGCCCTGGTCGGCGGTGTGCCCGGCCCGTGGCAGGGGTCGCTGCCGTGA
- a CDS encoding PRC-barrel domain-containing protein, which produces MMLFTEVCGLPVIPQEGAAPLGTVTSLDVDVVSGAVSHVRWRGGRFRRETALPWDAVHTVGPGAVRVRSAALEAVPLHHDHELLGRRILTETGTERGTVLDVAFDTLSARLLALFTTRGELPPDRLLGLGDYALIVRAA; this is translated from the coding sequence GTGATGCTCTTCACCGAGGTGTGCGGGCTGCCGGTGATACCGCAGGAGGGCGCCGCGCCGCTCGGCACCGTGACGTCCCTGGACGTAGACGTGGTCTCCGGCGCCGTCAGCCACGTCCGGTGGCGCGGCGGCCGGTTCCGGAGGGAGACGGCGCTGCCCTGGGACGCCGTGCACACCGTCGGACCGGGCGCGGTGCGGGTACGGTCCGCCGCCCTCGAAGCGGTGCCGCTCCACCACGACCACGAGTTGCTGGGCCGCCGGATCCTCACCGAGACGGGAACCGAGCGGGGCACGGTGCTGGACGTCGCGTTCGACACCCTGAGCGCCCGCCTCCTCGCGCTCTTCACCACCCGCGGCGAGCTGCCGCCCGACCGTCTGCTGGGTCTCGGCGACTACGCCCTCATCGTGCGGGCGGCCTGA
- a CDS encoding streptophobe family protein, translating to MLAGLVAMEGVAALGLWAAGAADLPDRAFPRVVVATFVTSVGGAVEMSGDAGELAATDAGLTVMPLSVTLTGALVIARGFLRPLRHRAVVGTRELAGWAGRIAVLWLLALLGAGFAARQTFEVSLGEGLLSDLGDLFGVRPTVGFTTDVPLTVLFGLLWLAGVLVLALLVSHRAPLPGRLLRLRTSVRPAAYAMVALLLAYVVVGVVVALVVAATRDRPADTFAVLLLGLPNLAWPALTIGLGATWNGRVEGPFGLPMPRVLDEVLRTPDVSTVNVGTLAEHDGRMWWLLVAAAVLVLSAGFLMASRCPARLPAWLHAVRMAVALALTVLMIGLVGRVSAHYGLSVLGIGDLGGGLAGQVFLRPRLWGAVGLALLWGLVAGFLGALLARWVGGRSRRVRH from the coding sequence GTGCTGGCCGGGCTGGTCGCCATGGAGGGCGTGGCGGCGCTCGGGTTGTGGGCCGCCGGTGCCGCGGACCTGCCCGACCGCGCCTTTCCCCGGGTCGTCGTGGCGACGTTCGTCACCTCCGTGGGCGGTGCGGTGGAGATGTCCGGCGACGCGGGTGAGCTGGCGGCCACCGACGCGGGTCTGACCGTGATGCCGCTGTCCGTCACCCTGACCGGCGCGCTGGTGATCGCCCGGGGCTTCCTGCGGCCGCTGCGCCACCGGGCCGTCGTCGGGACGCGGGAACTGGCCGGCTGGGCGGGGCGGATCGCCGTGCTGTGGCTGCTCGCCCTCCTCGGGGCGGGGTTCGCGGCGCGGCAGACGTTCGAGGTCTCCCTCGGTGAGGGGCTGCTGAGTGACCTCGGCGACCTGTTCGGCGTGCGTCCGACCGTCGGTTTCACCACGGACGTGCCGCTGACCGTCCTGTTCGGACTGCTGTGGCTGGCGGGGGTGCTCGTCCTCGCCCTGCTGGTCTCGCACCGGGCGCCGCTGCCCGGGCGGCTGCTGCGGCTGCGGACGTCGGTGCGGCCGGCCGCGTACGCGATGGTCGCGCTGCTGCTGGCGTACGTGGTCGTGGGCGTCGTCGTCGCGCTGGTCGTCGCCGCGACGCGGGACCGTCCGGCGGACACCTTCGCCGTGCTGCTGCTCGGGCTGCCGAACCTGGCCTGGCCCGCGCTCACGATCGGTCTCGGGGCCACCTGGAACGGGCGGGTGGAGGGGCCGTTCGGGCTCCCGATGCCGCGGGTGCTCGACGAGGTGCTGCGCACGCCGGACGTCTCGACCGTGAACGTGGGCACGCTCGCCGAGCACGACGGACGGATGTGGTGGCTCCTGGTCGCCGCGGCCGTCCTGGTCCTGTCGGCCGGATTCCTCATGGCGTCCCGCTGTCCGGCCCGGCTGCCCGCCTGGCTGCACGCCGTGCGCATGGCCGTCGCCCTGGCCCTCACCGTCCTCATGATCGGCCTGGTCGGGCGGGTCTCCGCCCACTACGGGCTGTCGGTGCTCGGCATCGGCGACCTGGGCGGCGGGCTGGCGGGGCAGGTGTTCCTGCGGCCGCGTCTGTGGGGTGCGGTGGGTCTCGCGCTGCTGTGGGGGCTGGTCGCCGGGTTCCTGGGCGCGTTGCTCGCCCGGTGGGTGGGCGGGCGGTCCCGTCGGGTCCGGCACTGA
- a CDS encoding nuclear transport factor 2 family protein, producing the protein MSAPTRRYEDAVARYFEAWNAGPDAVAKAVAAAWTEDGGYTDPLADVRGHDGIAAVIAAAHEQFPGFSFRLLGPVDGHHDTARFSWELVSDAEEGGAPVAGFDVITLDGEDRIRSVFGFLDRVPAGA; encoded by the coding sequence ATGTCCGCACCCACCCGCCGTTACGAGGACGCCGTCGCCCGCTACTTCGAGGCCTGGAACGCGGGTCCGGACGCGGTGGCCAAGGCGGTCGCCGCGGCCTGGACGGAGGACGGCGGCTACACCGACCCCTTGGCCGACGTGCGCGGCCACGACGGGATCGCCGCCGTGATCGCGGCGGCGCACGAGCAGTTCCCCGGCTTCTCCTTCCGGCTGTTGGGCCCGGTCGACGGGCACCACGACACGGCGCGCTTCTCCTGGGAGCTGGTGAGCGACGCCGAGGAGGGCGGGGCGCCGGTGGCCGGGTTCGACGTGATCACCCTGGACGGCGAGGACCGCATCCGGTCGGTGTTCGGCTTCCTGGACCGGGTGCCCGCGGGGGCGTGA